Genomic window (Eptesicus fuscus isolate TK198812 chromosome 17, DD_ASM_mEF_20220401, whole genome shotgun sequence):
aggagagtaaaCTTTAGTACTCACCCCTCCAAATACCATCCCTAAGGCAGAGGCTGTATTTCTCACTATTGGTATTTTTACTCAATCCTTGTACTAACTGGATCAGCAACCTTAGATTACTGACTTGAAATTGGCTGACTCCTTAGGAGGACTTAAAACATTAGGATCAGGAATGCATATCTTGGCATCAGACATTAAAGGTTCTAACCTACTTTTTCAGAGAAATAGTTTTAATTCTGATGACCATTTTCTATACTATATGAGCTAGATAGCAAGCTGACCACTTCATACCTAATACTGGTTTTatacaaaaatgtttaattttcaaacGATGGAATTTATGTGGATTAATACTTAAATTAGGAACCACAAAATTTGAACCACAtgggttgtttttgtgtttttttactgatttgagagaaagaaatctcgatttattgttccacttattttatgcattcattggttgcttcttatttcaattcccggtcaatgtgtcctgaccaggcattgaacccacaaccttggtgtatcaggacaatgctctatccaactgtgctatccagccagggccctATGTAGggtttttaatgagaaaaaaagcagTATTTCATCTTAAAGGGACTTATTTGATTAGATTCAATAGGCACTTTTCCCTGATGTGCTAATAAATTTAGTCTATTCAGCAATATATAGAATCAAATTCACTATTACCTTTAGAACAATTCAAATCAGTAGGCCATTCTAGACAAAACTCAGAAACAGATTTTTACTATCCAAGATTTGGCTGTTCCTACAGCTTTGATTGCCAGTCCTaactatgtattttaaaatcagatacaTCCCAAAGTAGCAACAAGAGTTTCCAAGCTAGACTCAATGACAAATGATCCCGGTGGCAGAAGAGGATAATCCCATTTTTTCTAACTGGAGTATACCTGCCATTCTACCATATAGCCACCACACACATCATCCAAGTAAGAGAAAACACCCTATATTCATATAGTTATATAAATTTCAGTTCTTtgttaaaggaaaagaatatttcAATGATACTCACTCTCTTTTTTAATATCGATTTCTTTTTTAAACGTTTTTGcatcatttctttttccaaagaTACTTTCTGACTTGGAGTTAGCTGTTCTTGAATTCTGTTTAGCTCTTCTTTGTATGCCTGCCAGTCTGCCTTGTAAGCATCTTcatatatctataaataaataaaaacaataagaagtCAATAAACTGTTGCTACCAAGGAGAGACAATTGCATGACTTCAGATAAAGACAGACTGAACCATCATGTGGAAAATGTGCTCTGGGATCACATTTATATGGACCCAAATCCATGTTTTTTTCATCATATACATGCTAACCAACTTGAGAGTCTAGCAAGTAGCCTTCAATTTTACATTGCTGCCAACCCTTCATCACCACCCCATGCATCCCTATTATCATCATTTATGTAGATCAGAAGGTATGAAGTTCCTTTGtatataatagatttttaaaaaacaaacaacaaaaacatcatCTCTGAGTCATTTGGTCCTTTAAAGGGCATGACAACTGCAGAATAACTGGCCAGCAATGTTGAAAACCTATATGCTTACTTTTTTCTCTGATTCAGGAAGTTCCCTCCATATTTCCgcaatttttttaattagttcTGAATTTTTCGCATCTATGGATTGGAATGAGAAAAGATGTCACAACTTTATGTCTCATGAATAACTTCTAAAGACTTCCAGGAAATCATAATACATCAGCTCTAAAAGTAAGTTTTATTAGAAACTCTATACCACACACAACCTAATACAATGATTTAGCTTTTCTTTAAccaatttaaataactttaaccttagccagtttggctcagtggatagatcatcagcaCACAGActtaagggtcttgggttcgattctggtcaagggcaatacctcagttgcaggctcaatcccgatCCCTGACTCTAGGtcggggcacctgcaggaggcaaacaattgatgtgtctctctcacattgatgcttctctctgtctctcccccttccttccactttaaaaatcaatggaaaaatatcctcaggttaagaataacaatatatatatatatatatatatatatatatatatatatatatatacatatatacatatatatatatatagatatatatatatatatatatatatatattagtattttaTGCAAATTATTAGTGTTTTATCTAATCAAGGAGTGTATCACATATCACCAAAACAGTCCTCAGAACTTGATTGCTAGTTTAAGCAGTTCAGTAATCAATTTCTTCAAGTTCTTTACTTGATATTTtaatcaaacatttttttcaagcCTTTTAGGAATTAAGTTCGTAACATctgaataaagaacaaaatacagtCTTGATTCATATACCACCATCTTGGATTTGAATTACAGAAATACCAGTTGCAAACAAACTGAACTTTTCTAAATTCATTAGTCCCCATTTCCTTCCTCATCTTAACTAAAAAGGGTATAAATGCTTTAACAAACCACTTATTAATTTCAactcctacattttaaaaagatgtgagcACTTAATTATGTCTCATAAACCAATTCTTTGGGAATTTTTATTatatctcatttgattttcagAAGTGCCTTGTGATGTATTGTTTGTGAATGGGCTTTAGAAATCATAAGCAAAAGTTAGCTATTATTTAGTTACTATCTTTATATTACAACCTCAAATGAAGGCCCTATAGCCTTTCTAGGGAGTCGTCAAACATCCTACCTGGAAATCTTTCAGCACAAAAGCTCTTGCATTAGCAGTAATTTGTATAGACCTTTCCAGTTTACAGAACACTTCCACAGAAGTTATTTCATTATAACTTCCATTAAAAATTCCCTGTGGCAGAAGGGGCTAGGCGAGAGACAGAATGATTCATGGTGGTCCTCTACGCCAATGGCAACTAGGCCCAAAATTAAGCTTTTTCATATCCTCTTCTTTAGTTGCTTTGTATTCTACAtgctgctattttaaaaatatctttcattagttcttaattatatttaaaacatttctgccctagccggtttggctcagtggatagagtgtaggccctgggactgaagggtcatggattcaattccggtcaagggcacagacctaggttgcaggctcctgccctggttgggggcgtgtgggaggcaaccaaccaaggtgtctctgatcttcctctctctgtctctccccctcccttccactccccctcccccaacacacacatacacacacacacacacacacacacactgagtggctagattattatgatctctgaacacataatctggccactcagtgtgtgtgtacatatctgtgtatatgtacacacacacacagatatgtacacacacacacacacacacactatatatatatatacatacacacacacacacacacacacacacactgagtggctagattattatgatctctgaacacataatctggccactcagtgtgtgtgtgtacatatctgtgtatatgtacacacacacacactatatatatgtacatatacacacacacacacacacacacacacacatacacacacacacacacgtgtgtgtgtgtgtgtgtgtgtgtgtgtgtgtgtgtgtgttttagaggcccggtgcatgtatttatgcacaggtggggtcctaccagcctggccagggggaggggacatgggcggttggccggcctgcctgctggtcgaactcctgtttgaactcctggtcgaggggacaatttgcttattagccttttattatattgttacagaaaaccggagaaccaccaagcaatacttagagagatggagttacatttattacgcgcgggtccagaggaaaatgtctctcaaattctgggccccaacatggaggaattttccctatttatatgtttttatcttctttgtctcccaaatatggggtgtttccggcctcctttgcaagttcttaaagagccttTATGttctggggccttgagacctcaaccaaaggcctggcctggtgccagcactgataaccccaTCCGGgaaaggtttaatggcctctctgaagtgggagtagtcttattttccttattatttaagcaagcaagcatttacagaagccaaatagcagggttaaaatttcaaacagcagtttttatataagatggatgcttcaatatAGGAtatccactgagtggccagattattatgtgttcagagatcataataatctggccactcagtgtgtgtatatatatcctcaggtgaggattaacacaaaaaaatTTCTACTTGGTGAAAAATACGTTAGACCTGCTATTTCACAGACCCTCAAATAGAAGGTTATGTTCCTGCAGTCAATGGATGGTTGGTAGCGTGTATCAAATTTACGGCTTAACTGCTCAGTGAGCTCTTTATTCCATCAGAGAAGAGCACAAGCCCCCCAACTCCTTACCTGGGTTCTTAGCTTTATATATGGCTAGTTGTTCTTTAGAAAATCGAACGTAAGAAGTCATAGGCTTCTTTGGATAACTACTCAAAGTGGATGAAAACCATCTGGGTATATACACAAAGCTacatgtaaataaaaagaaaagaaccaatgTCAAGGATTTAAGCGCCAATGATATTCCCTTGTACATAAATAGGTCCCCAATAAGAGATGATCAAGATGCTACGTATCTGACACCTTCGACAAAAAAAAAGCTAGTGACATTGACAATGGTGACATAACCCGAGGGAAGAGCCTGCAAAACTGAAGCCCTCCCCTCCCACGAAGGACAGAGAGTGCAGAAAGCAGGTACTTCAGCTCCAGGGCCCCGCCTCCCTCATGCCTAGAAGAAGGCGGGAGACTGTCGGCGTGACTTTACAAGGAACGGCCAGTGAACCAGGTGCTCGGAGGCCGCACGGAGGGGAGgagagcggggaggggcggggggagcaagGCGCGGGGTACTCCTGGAGTAAGGCCTGCAAAGGCACCCTTCCCTTGGCAAGGTCGAGGGCTGAACCACGGGGTCTGAGCGTCCCTGACCGCCTGGGAGGGACAGAAAGTGGGAGAGACACCGTCTACATTCCGGCCCCAGGGCGTCCGGCGCCTGGCCGCCCAGGTCCTACCTGAAGGGTGCGCGCAGTCGACTCCCACAGTCGGCGCAGATCTCCGCTCCGGACTTCCCCAGGGCGCTGAGCACCCCCCACACGCCCCGAAGGAGCGGCATGGCACCCCGCGAGGCAGTGGCCGGACCCTAGTCTCGCAGAGCTCCCTGGCAAAGCAGAGCAACCCCAACAAAGGCAACCAAAACCCCGCGTTCAACCTTCCAAGCTTGTTATCCCAAAACCCCGACTCGCGAGGCACGATGGGAAGTTTATCAACTTCCGGTTGGTAGGC
Coding sequences:
- the TFAM gene encoding transcription factor A, mitochondrial; translation: MPLLRGVWGVLSALGKSGAEICADCGSRLRAPFSFVYIPRWFSSTLSSYPKKPMTSYVRFSKEQLAIYKAKNPDAKNSELIKKIAEIWRELPESEKKIYEDAYKADWQAYKEELNRIQEQLTPSQKVSLEKEMMQKRLKKKSILKKRELTLLGKPKRPRSAYNIFISECFQGAKNGTLQVRLKNIHESWKNLSSAEKQVYIQLAEDDKARYYSEIKSWEEQMVEVGREDLLRRKVKPQSKSTEEY